One part of the Lytechinus pictus isolate F3 Inbred chromosome 3, Lp3.0, whole genome shotgun sequence genome encodes these proteins:
- the LOC129257783 gene encoding probable acyl-CoA dehydrogenase 6 produces the protein MVACLGVSEPVAGSDVANIKTRAKKKGDDYVINGSKTWITNGHQADWTCLLVNTGDGPAHKNKSLICVPLDSEGVTRGRRIDKLGMYCSDTAELFFEDVRVPQSNLIGQEGAGFFYQMLQFQEERLFVGAGVLLPLDMMIADTIEYTKNRKVFGKSVLDNQVVHFRLAELQTEVELLRSLLYRATALYVQGQDVTRLASMVKLKAGRLVREVSDACLQYYGGMGFTSDMPISRYYRDTRVLSIAGGADEVMLGIISKCMGSLPK, from the exons ATGGTAGCATGTCTTGGAGTGAGCGAACCAGTGGCAGGATCAGATGTAGCGA ATATTAAGACCAGAGCTAAAAAGAAGGGAGATGATTATGTAATCAACGGTAGCAAGACCTGGATAACCAACGGTCATCAAGCAGATTGGACATGTCTTCTGGTCAATACTGGAGATGGACCGGCACACAAGAATAAATCACTCATCTGTGTACCTCTAGATTCTGAAG GTGTTACCAGGGGAAGAAGAATTGACAAGTTGGGCATGTATTGTTCCGACACGGCGGAACTTTTCTTTGAAGATGTGCGTGTCCCCCAGagtaatctgattggtcaagAGGGGGCAGgctttttttatcagatgttACAATTCCAGGAAGAGAGGTTGTTTGTAGGAGCCGGCG TCCTCCTACCATTGGATATGATGATTGCTGATACCATTGAATACACCAAGAATAGGAAGGTGTTCGGCAAGTCAGTACTTGACAATCAAGTGGTTCACTTCAGATTGGCCGAGCTACAGACGGAGGTCGAGCTTCTTAGATCACTCCTCTACAGAGCAACGG CTCTTTATGTCCAGGGACAGGATGTGACCAGACTTGCATCAATGGTCAAGCTCAAAGCTGGACGTCTAGTTCGTGAGGTCAGCGATGCTTGCCTGCAATACTATGGTGGAATGGGCTTCACATCAGACATGCCTATTTCAAGATACTACAGAGACACAAG GGTACTTTCTATCGCTGGCGGTGCCGATGAAGTCATGCTTGGTATCATCTCCAAATGCATGGGATCTCTACCCAAATGA